In Chitinophagaceae bacterium, the genomic window ACCAATAGAAATGGTCAAACAATTTCTTGGGGATCAGCCGGAAAAGCCGGTTTCAGAGGTTCTAAGAAAAATACACCTTATGCTGCACAAATTGCTGCAGGCGATGCTGCTAAAACAGCTTATGACGCAGGGCTTAGAAAAGTTGAAGTGATAGTAAGAGGTCCGGGTGCCGGAAGAGAATCAGCAATCCGAACTATTAATTCTGCAGGTATCGATGTAACAATGATTAGAGATATTACTCCACTTCCTCACAATGGTTGCAGACCACCAAAAAGAAGAAGAGTATAATTAAATAAATTTTAGACAACTATGGCTAGATATACAGGACCAGCAAGTAAAATTGCCAGAAAATTTGGAGAACCAATCTTTGGTTACGATAAGTCTTTAGAGCGCAAAAACTATCCTCCCGGACAGCATGGAGTTACCAAAAGAAGAAAAGTTTCTTCTGAGTACGGAATTCAGCTTAAGGAGAAGCAAAAAGCAAAATATACTTACGGACTATTGGAAAGACAGTTCCTAAAGACTTTCAAAAAAGCGGCTTCTAAAAAAGGCGTTACCGGTGAAAACTTACTTCAGTTATTAGAAGCACGTTTAGACAATACTGTTTTTCGTCTTGGTTTTGCAACTACCAGAAGAGCAGCCAGGCAATTAGTGTCTCACAAACATGTTATTGTAAACGGAGAATTAGTAAACATCCCTTCTTATAGTCTTAAGCCGGGTGATGTTGTGAGCGTAAGAACAAAGTCAAAGTCATTAATGGCGGTAACTGACGCAATGTCAAAAAATAGCAAAACATATAACTGGCTACAGTGGAATGCCGATAATATGGAAGGGATTTTTACAGCTTATCCTCAAAGAGAAAGCATTCCTGAAAATATTAATGAGCAGTTGATTGTAGAATTATATTCTAAATAACCCAAAAAGTAATAATTAGTATGGCTATA contains:
- a CDS encoding 30S ribosomal protein S11; translated protein: MAKTKKSSKKRIVAVEPEGKVFIQASFNNIIITFTNRNGQTISWGSAGKAGFRGSKKNTPYAAQIAAGDAAKTAYDAGLRKVEVIVRGPGAGRESAIRTINSAGIDVTMIRDITPLPHNGCRPPKRRRV
- a CDS encoding 30S ribosomal protein S4, giving the protein MARYTGPASKIARKFGEPIFGYDKSLERKNYPPGQHGVTKRRKVSSEYGIQLKEKQKAKYTYGLLERQFLKTFKKAASKKGVTGENLLQLLEARLDNTVFRLGFATTRRAARQLVSHKHVIVNGELVNIPSYSLKPGDVVSVRTKSKSLMAVTDAMSKNSKTYNWLQWNADNMEGIFTAYPQRESIPENINEQLIVELYSK